CGGGCCAGCTGGTCGGCGTAAGCCTGGGCGAACTCCTCGGTGTTCGGGTCGGCCCCGAAGATCGCCCGCGCCATCTGGGGGAGCGCGGCGACGGCGTTCGCCGCGGCCATGAAGGCCAGCAGGAACGCGCGCGGGTCGATGTCCGCGGCAAGCTCGCCGGCCTGCCGGCGGCGTTCGATCTCGGCGACCGCGGCCGGCATCCGGGTGGTCCGGTGCTCGGTGGCGCGGGTGGTCTCCGCCTCGTCGGCCGCCACGGACAGGCCCTCCCAGGCGAGCAACCGTGCGAAGTCGCGTTCCTGGGGCCGCCGCGCGACGTATCCGCTGGTCAGCTCGGCGAGCGACTGCTCACCCTGGCCGCCGATGATCTCTTCCTCGATCTCCTGCCAGCGGCCCAGCAGGGCGTCGTACAGCCCGGCCTTCCCGCCGAAGTAGTAGGAGATCAGCTGCTTGTTGACGCCGGCGCGGTCGGCGATCTCGTTGACCCGCGCTCCGGCGTAGCCCTTGGCGGCGAACTCCGCGAGTGCCGCATCCAGGATGCGTTCGCGGGTGCGTTCCGGGTCTCGCTGCCGAGTCGCCTTCGGGGGAGTCCTCCGCGTGCCGGCCATGCCGCGGATCCTAGCAGTCGTCAACCGTACGGATGGACGTTTCATCCGTACGGTTGACAAGTTCAACTGGATGGCTGAACCTGGCGTACGTCCCCACGACCCACGAAGGAGTACGACCATGACCGCGAGCAACGCCGCCTCTCCCGTCACATCCGCCGTGTCCACCGACGAGCCGGCCCGGACGTCCGTCCTGGTGGTCGGCGGATCCCTGACCGGCCTGTCCACCGCCGTCTTCCTCGCCTGGCACGGCGTCCCGGTGGTAGTCGCCGAACGCCACCCGGACCTGCTCATGCACCCCCGGCTGCGCGGCCTGAGCCCACGCACGGTCGAGCTCTACCGCCAGGTCGGGATGGAGGAGGCGATCCTGGCGGCGAGCTACGCCCGGGCCGAGGCGTTCGAATGGATTCCGGTGAGGGCGGAGACGCTCGCCGACGAGGAGTACTCCCCGGTGGAGGGCGAGGGTGACCCGAGCCCCGAGGCCGCGAGCCCCTGCGGCCAGGGCCCGATCGACCAGGACCAGCTGGAGCTGCTGCTGCGGGCCCGGGCCCGCGAGCTGGGCGCCGACGTGCGGTTCGCCACCGAGGTCACCGAGTTCGGCCAGGACGCGGACGGGGTGACGGCCACGCTGCGGGACCTGACGTCCGGCGCGGTGACGGTG
This Actinopolymorpha cephalotaxi DNA region includes the following protein-coding sequences:
- a CDS encoding TetR/AcrR family transcriptional regulator, which codes for MAGTRRTPPKATRQRDPERTRERILDAALAEFAAKGYAGARVNEIADRAGVNKQLISYYFGGKAGLYDALLGRWQEIEEEIIGGQGEQSLAELTSGYVARRPQERDFARLLAWEGLSVAADEAETTRATEHRTTRMPAAVAEIERRRQAGELAADIDPRAFLLAFMAAANAVAALPQMARAIFGADPNTEEFAQAYADQLARMIRRLAEPDH